A genomic stretch from Juglans microcarpa x Juglans regia isolate MS1-56 chromosome 3S, Jm3101_v1.0, whole genome shotgun sequence includes:
- the LOC121257509 gene encoding F-box/LRR-repeat protein 10-like produces MATGETRAKSLDLLPPAILATIMTKLDVGSICCAASTCTAFRTCASQILSFLPTFHLVDIAPSIDLLRPLLQPSNPYLRSLKVDCDRLNDSAIELLLRPPLHELCLHNCTDFSGKLLSEIGRRCRDLRSLCLGSMSEYRVQAIDISDLKELLHGCTQLEALNLMFDVSLFLHHNSAQVWALASEKLTTLEIGYIPSETVTEMLNPMLGPHELPNHIQPSILSSIQKLGLSVDYITDAMVSIISQGLVSLTHLDLRDSPLTEPEVALDLTNAGLQQLNRYGKLKHLSLVRRQEFIVTYFRRVNDVGVLFMADKCADMESICLGGFCRVTDTGFKTILHSCSRLYKLRVSQGTQLTDLVFHDITATSLTLTHVSLIFCNLLTNHAVMNLVFNKDIRVLDLRNCKNLGDEALRAISTLSQLKTLLLDGSDISDVGLSYLRWGVIGSLVRLSIRRCKRLTDKCISALFDGSCNMELRELDLSNVPNLSDNGILLLAKSRVPFSELRMRCCPLIGDTAVMALASMQVDEGIWHGSSLRLLDLCDCGGITQLAFHWLKKPYFPRLRWLGVRGSVNRDLVDALARNRPYLHVECHGEELEAD; encoded by the exons ATGGCGACTGGCGAAACCCGAGCGAAGAGTCTGGATCTCCTGCCGCCGGCAATCCTCGCCACCATTATGACGAAGCTCGACGTTGGATCGATCTGCTGCGCTGCGTCCACGTGTACCGCCTTCAGGACCTGCGCCTCTCAGATCCTCTCCTTCCTCCCCACCTTCCACCTCGTC GACATTGCTCCTTCAATAGATTTGCTGCGGCCTCTGTTGCAACCGTCAAACCCTTACCTGCGGAGCTTGAAGGTTGACTGCGATCGCCTTAACGATTCCGCAATCGAGCTCTTGCTTCGTCCTCCATTGCACGAACTTTGTCTGCACAACTGCACTGATTTTAGCGGGAAACTGCTTTCTGAGATTGGCAGGAGATGCCGGGATCTAAG GTCTCTCTGCTTGGGTTCAATGTCCGAATATAGAGTGCAGGCGATTGATATTTCTGATTTGAAGGAGTTGCTCCATGGTTGCACTCAGCTAGAA GCACTGAACCTGATGTTTGATGTTTCACTATTTCTTCATCATAACTCTGCTCAAGTTTGGGCtttggcatctgaaaaactCACCACTCTTGAGATCGGCTACATTCCTTCAGAAACGGTGACTGAGATGCTTAACCCAATGTTGGGACCCCATGAGTTGCCAAATCATATTCAACCATCCATATTGTCTAGCATTCAGAAATTGGGCCTATCAGTAGATTATATAACTGATGCCATGGTTAGTATTATATCTCAAGGTTTAGTCTCCTTAACCCATTTGGATCTTCGTGATTCACCATTAACTGAACCAGAAGTCGCACTTGACTTAACCAATGCTGGCCTTCAACAACTTAATCGGTATGGGAAACTGAAGCATCTCTCATTGGTCCGGCGCCAGGAGTTCATTGTTACATATTTCAGACGGGTAAATGATGTTGGAGTCCTCTTCATGGCTGATAAGTGTGCAGACATGGAAAGCATATGTCTTGGTGGCTTTTGTCGTGTTACAGACACAGGTTTCAAAACAATCTTGCATTCATGCTCCAGATTATACAAGCTTCGGGTGTCTCAGGGGACCCAGTTAACTGATCTTGTTTTTCATGACATCACTGCAACTTCCCTTACTTTGACGCACGTTAGCTTGATATTTTGTAATCTTTTGACCAATCACGCAGTCATGAATTTGGTATTCAACAAGGATATTAGAGTTCTTGACTTGAGAAATTGCAAAAACCTTGGGGATGAAGCGCTTCGAGCCATCAGCACTCTTTCTCAATTGAAGACTTTACTGTTGGATGGCTCTGATATAAGTGATGTTGGATTGTCATACTTGAGATGGGGGGTTATTGGTTCGCTTGTTAGATTGTCCATTAGACGGTGCAAGCGACTTACAGATAAATGCATTTCTGCTTTATTTGATGGTTCCTGTAACATGGAATTGCGAGAATTGGACCTATCAAATGTTCCTAACCTTTCTGATAATGGAATTTTGTTACTGGCAAAAAGTCGGGTTCCATTCTCTGAACTTCGAATGCGGTGTTGCCCACTCATAGGCGATACTGCTGTAATGGCATTAGCCTCAATGCAGGTTGATGAGGGCATATGGCATGGTAGCAGCTTGAGGTTGCTGGATCTATGCGACTGTGGTGGCATCACACAACTTGCATTCCATTGGTTAAAGAAACCTTACTTTCCAAGGTTGAGATGGTTGGGAGTTAGGGGAAGCGTGAATAGAGACTTGGTAGATGCCTTAGCTAGGAATAGACCATATTTGCATGTGGAATGCCATGGTGAGGAGCTGGAGGCTGATTGA
- the LOC121257513 gene encoding serine/threonine-protein kinase STY46-like isoform X1 codes for MVMEETESCGSRAHDTLASSPARTRQQRQKLEVYSEVLRRLKDSENTETTQPGFEAQLWAHFNRLPARYALDMNVQRPEDVLMHKRLLHLAHDPTNSPAIEVRLVQVHSASDGNQLDSVHSDFPGEEAAQSSLNCSIRKGIHPPPAFGSSPNLEALALEANTSHAQDEEHSVHASAWLSQPMHEITFSSDDKPKLLSQLTSLLAEMGLNIQEAHAFSTVDGYSLDVFVVDGWPHEDTKQLKTTLEREILKIEWQAWPNARSSPPVSELDQTVIKCESDYLKIPNDGIDVWEIDPEHLKFGNKIASGSYGNLYKGTYCSQEVAIKVLKQEHVDSDMQREFAQEVFIMRKVRHKNVVQFIGACTKPPSLCIVTEFMSGGSVYDYLHKQKGVFKLPSLVKVAIDVSKGMNYLHENNIIHRDLKAANLLMDENDVVKVGDFGVARVKAQSGVMTAETGTYRWMAPEVIEHKPYDHKADVFSFGVVLWELLTGKLPYEYLTPLQAAVGVVQKGLRPTIPKHAHPKLVELLERCWQQDPALRPDFSEVIEILQQTAKEVGDEGEERRKDKSSRGFLSVLRRGYHQ; via the exons ATGGTGATGGAGGAAACGGAGAGCTGTGGGAGTAGGGCGCACGACACGTTGGCGTCGTCGCCGGCGCGGACTCGGCAGCAGAGGCAGAAGCTTGAGGTTTATAGTGAGGTTCTCCGTCGCCTCAAGGATTCGGAAAATACGGAGACCACCCAACCTGGCTTCGAAGCCCAGCTTTGGGCTCACTTCAATCGCCTCCCCGCTCG GTATGCGCTGGATATGAATGTACAGAGGCCAGAAGATGTTCTTATGCATAAGAGATTGCTGCATTTGGCTCACGATCCCACAAATAGCCCTGCGATTGAAGTCCGCCTTGTGCAG GTTCATTCAGCTTCTGATGGGAATCAGCTGGATTCTGTACATTCAGATTTTCCTGGTGAAGAAGCTGCCCAGAGTTCTCTAAACTGCTCTATCAGAAAAGG CATACATCCACCTCCTGCCTTTGGTTCATCTCCTAACCTTGAAGCACTTGCACTTGAAGCAAATACCTCTCATGCTCAAGATGAGGAACATTCTGTACATGCCAGTGCCTGGTTGTCTCA GCCCATGCATGAAATCACCTTCTCATCAGATGACAAGCCCAAACTCCTTAGTCAG CTGACTTCCTTGCTTGCTGAGATGGGACTAAACATCCAAGAGGCACATGCTTTTTCAACAGTAGATGGTTATTCCTTAGATGTCTTTGTTGTTGATGGTTGGCCTCATGAg GACACGAAGCAGCTTAAAACTACTCTGGAAAGGGAAATCTTGAAAATTGAG TGGCAGGCTTGGCCAAATGCTCGATCATCACCTCCTGTTAGTGAGCTTGATCAAACAGTTATCAAATGTGAATCTGATTATTTGAAAATACCTAATGATGGGATTGATGTATGGGAGATTGATCCTGAGCACTTgaaatttggaaacaaaattgCATCTGGGTCATACGGTAATCT GTACAAAGGTACGTACTGTAGTCAGGAAGTGGCTATCAAAGTTCTCAAGCAAGAGCATGTGGATTCAGATATGCAGAGAGAGTTTGCACAGGAAGTCTTTATTATGAG GAAAGTTCGACATAAGAATGTTGTACAATTCATAGGTGCATGTACCAAGCCTCCAAGCTTGTGCATTGTAACAG AGTTTATGTCTGGCGGAAGTGTCTATGACTATTTGCATAAACAAAAGGGTGTTTTCAAACTTCCGTCCTTGGTCAAAGTAGCAATTGATGTTTCCAAGGGAATGAACTACTTGCACGAAAATAATATAATCCACAGAGATTTGAAGGCTGCTAATCTTTTAATGGACGAAAATGAC gtTGTTAAGGTAGGTGATTTTGGTGTTGCAAGAGTAAAAGCTCAGTCTGGGGTTATGACTGCAGAAACTGGGACATATCGGTGGATGGCTCCTGAG GTTATAGAACACAAGCCATATGATCATAAGGCTGACGTTTTTAGTTTTGGAGTTGTGTTATGGGAGTTGCTTACTGGAAAg CTCCCATATGAATACTTAACCCCATTGCAAGCTGCTGTTGGAGTGGTTCAAAAG GGTTTACGGCCTACCATCCCAAAGCACGCCCACCCAAAGCTTGTGGAGCTGCTTGAGAGATGCTGGCAGCAAGATCCGGCACTAAGACCGGACTTCTCTGAAGTTATAGAGATCCTGCAGCAAACAGCCAAGGAG GTTGGGGACGAAGGAGAGGAACGGCGCAAGGATAAGTCATCCAGAGGGTTCCTATCTGTTCTTAGACGGGGCTATCACCAGTGA
- the LOC121257513 gene encoding serine/threonine-protein kinase STY46-like isoform X2, translated as MVMEETESCGSRAHDTLASSPARTRQQRQKLEVYSEVLRRLKDSENTETTQPGFEAQLWAHFNRLPARYALDMNVQRPEDVLMHKRLLHLAHDPTNSPAIEVRLVQVHSASDGNQLDSVHSDFPGEEAAQSSLNCSIRKGIHPPPAFGSSPNLEALALEANTSHAQDEEHSVHASAWLSQPMHEITFSSDDKPKLLSQLTSLLAEMGLNIQEAHAFSTVDGYSLDVFVVDGWPHEDTKQLKTTLEREILKIEAWPNARSSPPVSELDQTVIKCESDYLKIPNDGIDVWEIDPEHLKFGNKIASGSYGNLYKGTYCSQEVAIKVLKQEHVDSDMQREFAQEVFIMRKVRHKNVVQFIGACTKPPSLCIVTEFMSGGSVYDYLHKQKGVFKLPSLVKVAIDVSKGMNYLHENNIIHRDLKAANLLMDENDVVKVGDFGVARVKAQSGVMTAETGTYRWMAPEVIEHKPYDHKADVFSFGVVLWELLTGKLPYEYLTPLQAAVGVVQKGLRPTIPKHAHPKLVELLERCWQQDPALRPDFSEVIEILQQTAKEVGDEGEERRKDKSSRGFLSVLRRGYHQ; from the exons ATGGTGATGGAGGAAACGGAGAGCTGTGGGAGTAGGGCGCACGACACGTTGGCGTCGTCGCCGGCGCGGACTCGGCAGCAGAGGCAGAAGCTTGAGGTTTATAGTGAGGTTCTCCGTCGCCTCAAGGATTCGGAAAATACGGAGACCACCCAACCTGGCTTCGAAGCCCAGCTTTGGGCTCACTTCAATCGCCTCCCCGCTCG GTATGCGCTGGATATGAATGTACAGAGGCCAGAAGATGTTCTTATGCATAAGAGATTGCTGCATTTGGCTCACGATCCCACAAATAGCCCTGCGATTGAAGTCCGCCTTGTGCAG GTTCATTCAGCTTCTGATGGGAATCAGCTGGATTCTGTACATTCAGATTTTCCTGGTGAAGAAGCTGCCCAGAGTTCTCTAAACTGCTCTATCAGAAAAGG CATACATCCACCTCCTGCCTTTGGTTCATCTCCTAACCTTGAAGCACTTGCACTTGAAGCAAATACCTCTCATGCTCAAGATGAGGAACATTCTGTACATGCCAGTGCCTGGTTGTCTCA GCCCATGCATGAAATCACCTTCTCATCAGATGACAAGCCCAAACTCCTTAGTCAG CTGACTTCCTTGCTTGCTGAGATGGGACTAAACATCCAAGAGGCACATGCTTTTTCAACAGTAGATGGTTATTCCTTAGATGTCTTTGTTGTTGATGGTTGGCCTCATGAg GACACGAAGCAGCTTAAAACTACTCTGGAAAGGGAAATCTTGAAAATTGAG GCTTGGCCAAATGCTCGATCATCACCTCCTGTTAGTGAGCTTGATCAAACAGTTATCAAATGTGAATCTGATTATTTGAAAATACCTAATGATGGGATTGATGTATGGGAGATTGATCCTGAGCACTTgaaatttggaaacaaaattgCATCTGGGTCATACGGTAATCT GTACAAAGGTACGTACTGTAGTCAGGAAGTGGCTATCAAAGTTCTCAAGCAAGAGCATGTGGATTCAGATATGCAGAGAGAGTTTGCACAGGAAGTCTTTATTATGAG GAAAGTTCGACATAAGAATGTTGTACAATTCATAGGTGCATGTACCAAGCCTCCAAGCTTGTGCATTGTAACAG AGTTTATGTCTGGCGGAAGTGTCTATGACTATTTGCATAAACAAAAGGGTGTTTTCAAACTTCCGTCCTTGGTCAAAGTAGCAATTGATGTTTCCAAGGGAATGAACTACTTGCACGAAAATAATATAATCCACAGAGATTTGAAGGCTGCTAATCTTTTAATGGACGAAAATGAC gtTGTTAAGGTAGGTGATTTTGGTGTTGCAAGAGTAAAAGCTCAGTCTGGGGTTATGACTGCAGAAACTGGGACATATCGGTGGATGGCTCCTGAG GTTATAGAACACAAGCCATATGATCATAAGGCTGACGTTTTTAGTTTTGGAGTTGTGTTATGGGAGTTGCTTACTGGAAAg CTCCCATATGAATACTTAACCCCATTGCAAGCTGCTGTTGGAGTGGTTCAAAAG GGTTTACGGCCTACCATCCCAAAGCACGCCCACCCAAAGCTTGTGGAGCTGCTTGAGAGATGCTGGCAGCAAGATCCGGCACTAAGACCGGACTTCTCTGAAGTTATAGAGATCCTGCAGCAAACAGCCAAGGAG GTTGGGGACGAAGGAGAGGAACGGCGCAAGGATAAGTCATCCAGAGGGTTCCTATCTGTTCTTAGACGGGGCTATCACCAGTGA